A stretch of DNA from Halobacillus litoralis:
CGCTGATTCGCCTTCCTCATGAGCATCACGAATACAGCCTTCTAAATTTTTTGCAACGATATATCCAATCGCACGGTCCATCGCAGAACGTGCGGCTGACAACTGGGTAATGACATCTTTACAATCTTTATCTTCATCCATCATCTTGAGGACACCACGAACTTGACCTTCAATCCTTTTTAAACGGTTTTTCGTTTCAGGACCGTAAATACTTTTA
This window harbors:
- a CDS encoding metal-sensitive transcriptional regulator, producing MDQVKDKSIYGPETKNRLKRIEGQVRGVLKMMDEDKDCKDVITQLSAARSAMDRAIGYIVAKNLEGCIRDAHEEGESAEELINEAVQMIVKSR